One Paenibacillus riograndensis SBR5 DNA segment encodes these proteins:
- a CDS encoding response regulator → MTRNLLIVDDEENIRLGIRAMLEREYPGMYRYFFAEDGEEALQQLNQAAFDIMMTDIRMPVMDGITLIGRVQQLEHRPVVVIISGYDDFEYAKQAIRFGVRDYLLKPIVRSELRGTFSRLEQALKREQDINGMLSKATQREQDYRQNEMYYILMNIEIAGPELSERLDRAGLEDLQAGYVIGLIQEAEANGRTEGGGVLYSRIHEFLHTEALAEEYHFLDKEGRSLVVIRDEQRLGKLLEYLGQDRLLACQIGSSERMDKAEQFKTAYAQALKALRYFFLKSSTGLIRYSQIKDKPRNFEIPTEEIVKIGNMLGTGREQEMQALLSQVLDYRKMLLYDISYMEEISTAINELIFDKAFNVYGKEAVEIIKVYRQIGYLYNSPHFQDYYHGVENLLNRMNDFIKGIKSAHLNQREMKAALLFIEQNYNRSDFNLAMVSNHVSFNYSYFSSAFKEYMGMSFSQYIKKLRLVKAKELLENSAYKVYEVSAKVGFENPKHFNKVFREAEGISPLEYRMAAGLKQNPTLLVKLKEDIQE, encoded by the coding sequence ATGACACGTAACTTGCTAATCGTAGATGACGAGGAGAATATCCGCCTCGGGATTCGGGCTATGCTGGAGCGGGAGTATCCTGGCATGTATCGGTATTTCTTTGCTGAAGACGGGGAGGAAGCGCTGCAGCAGTTGAACCAGGCCGCCTTCGATATCATGATGACCGACATCCGGATGCCGGTCATGGACGGTATCACCTTGATCGGGCGCGTCCAACAGCTTGAACACCGGCCGGTCGTGGTCATTATCAGCGGCTACGATGATTTTGAATACGCCAAGCAAGCGATCCGCTTCGGGGTCAGGGATTATTTATTGAAGCCAATTGTGCGTAGCGAGCTGCGCGGGACTTTTTCCCGGCTGGAACAGGCGCTGAAACGGGAGCAAGACATTAACGGCATGCTGAGCAAGGCAACACAGAGAGAGCAGGATTACCGGCAAAATGAAATGTACTATATTCTGATGAATATTGAGATTGCAGGCCCAGAATTGAGTGAAAGACTGGATCGGGCCGGACTCGAAGATCTGCAGGCGGGATATGTCATAGGGCTAATTCAGGAGGCCGAAGCGAATGGCAGAACCGAAGGGGGCGGCGTGCTGTATTCGCGCATTCACGAATTTTTGCATACGGAAGCGCTGGCAGAGGAGTACCACTTTCTGGACAAAGAGGGGAGATCCCTAGTAGTTATTCGTGACGAGCAGCGGCTGGGGAAGCTCTTGGAGTATCTTGGACAAGACCGGCTTCTGGCTTGTCAGATAGGAAGCAGCGAGCGTATGGACAAAGCGGAACAATTCAAGACCGCATATGCTCAGGCGTTGAAGGCGCTGCGGTATTTTTTCCTTAAGTCCTCAACAGGCCTTATCCGTTACAGTCAAATCAAGGATAAGCCCCGAAACTTCGAGATCCCGACAGAGGAAATCGTAAAAATCGGCAATATGCTTGGCACCGGCCGCGAACAGGAAATGCAGGCGCTGCTGTCGCAGGTGTTGGATTACCGGAAAATGCTTCTATATGACATTTCTTATATGGAGGAAATTAGTACGGCGATCAACGAGCTGATCTTCGACAAGGCGTTTAATGTCTATGGTAAGGAAGCGGTAGAAATTATCAAAGTGTACCGGCAGATTGGGTACTTGTACAACTCGCCGCATTTTCAAGATTACTATCACGGGGTGGAGAATCTTCTAAATCGAATGAATGATTTTATCAAGGGGATCAAATCGGCTCATCTCAACCAGAGAGAAATGAAGGCAGCTCTTCTTTTCATTGAACAAAATTATAATCGCAGCGATTTCAACCTGGCGATGGTTTCCAACCATGTCTCATTCAATTACTCCTATTTCAGTTCGGCCTTCAAGGAATATATGGGGATGAGCTTTAGCCAGTATATAAAAAAGTTAAGACTCGTTAAGGCGAAGGAGCTGCTGGAGAACAGCGCATATAAAGTATACGAGGTTAGCGCAAAGGTTGGTTTCGAGAACCCGAAGCATTTCAATAAGGTGTTCCGGGAAGCAGAGGGAATATCTCCGCTTGAATACCGGATGGCTGCCGGTTTGAAGCAGAACCCGACCTTGCTGGTAAAGCTAAAGGAGGATATTCAGGAATGA